A stretch of Lactuca sativa cultivar Salinas chromosome 6, Lsat_Salinas_v11, whole genome shotgun sequence DNA encodes these proteins:
- the LOC111893079 gene encoding 40S ribosomal protein S23, with translation MGKTHGMGAGRKLKSHRRRQRWADKSYKKSHLGNEWKKPFAGSSHAKGIVLEKIGIEAKQPNSAIRKCARVQLIKNGKKIAAFVPNDGCLNYIEENDEVLIAGFGRKGHAVGDIPGVRFKVVKVSGVSLLALFKEKKEKPRS, from the exons ATGGG AAAGACACATGGAATGGGAGCTGGACGCAAGCTGAAGTCACATCGCCGCAGACAAAGATGGGCTGACAAATCATACAAGAAGTCTCACCTTGGTAACGAATGGAAGAAACCATTCGCTGGTTCTTCTCACGCTAAAGGCATCGTCCTTGAgaaaat TGGTATTGAAGCTAAGCAGCCTAACTCTGCTATCCGAAAGTGTGCCAGAGTTCAACTCATCAAGAATGGAAAGAAGATTGCTGCTTTCGTCCCCAATGATGGTTGCTTGAACTACATTGAAGAAAAC GATGAAGTTTTGATTGCTGGATTTGGACGTAAGGGACATGCTGTGGGAGATATTCCTGGAGTTAGGTTCAAGGTGGTGAAGGTTTCTGGTGTTTCACTTTTGGCTCTTTtcaaggagaagaaggagaagccAAGATCTTAA
- the LOC111893057 gene encoding PWWP domain-containing protein 5 isoform X2 produces the protein MPCPNVSTVDVDAALPLCYSLDLSTKIFARRFTPAELPTNSHVALTNEVNVAVAVGDELLESNTGTLTTKPSSDHDGGGTVAHDSVNDSRVSRDERENVEKVLDEKAEEEVNHEEKEEEQVNHEEKEEEEVNHEEKEEEQVNHEEKEEEEEVNDEEKEGEYKVSDLVWAKVRNYPWWPGQIFDPSSSTDVARKYSKKKGFLIAYFGDQSFAWNEKSKIKPFRKNFSKMVNQSNSTKFLHAVDCALDEALRRIEFGLSCSCLSKEVYEKIKSQTFVNAGIKKEDSRINGGDRFSTVATFKPANVVQSVQDLAREQFDGFNKLQVLSLNTQLFSYYRWKGYHQFSTRYFLDGLDEKVEENCSEIPLIAKPSSSDEKVSSKKRKLKDKKIVKDEKQKPASVSEEEKVSKKRKLNGSDSVNSQKHKHKRMRNGNGDTDTIPKKKLTKDGGKKSRNGIADRKPSAPIPIPTPKRLFGVGDSICRIAKKLSLSPLIPIPKKESESESQFQSQVSKDSDSASNSNSNSVDEKRVDQTQESTKSDDVSTKSEISDSSLKTTSKEKFAALILKFTNLDSIPSVTNLNEIFRVYGSLMESETEVLKKSSCAKVVFEEKTNAEAAFSSAGKFGIFGPSLISYRLDYSPTPRKIYTRKGKKKNGKGDSV, from the exons ATGCCATGTCCAAATGTCTCCACTGTTGATGTGGATGCAGCCCTACCCCTCTGTTACTCTCTCGATCTCTCAACGAAGATTTTCGCGCGTCGATTCACACCAG CTGAACTTCCGACTAACAGTCATGTCGCGTTAACTAACGAGGTTAACGTTGCGGTTGCTGTTGGGGATGAATTGTTAGAATCGAATACTGGAACCCTAACGACGAAACCGTCTTCTGATCATGATGGAGGTGGTACTGTTGCTCATGATTCGGTTAATGATTCTAGGGTTTCTCGAGACGAAAGAGAAAATGTTGAGAAAGTTCTAGATGAAAAGGCAGAAGAAGAAGTTAATCACGAGGAAAAGGAAGAAGAACAAGTTAATCATGaggaaaaggaagaagaagaagttaatCACGAGGAAAAGGAAGAAGAACAAGTTAATCATGaggaaaaggaagaagaagaagaagttaatGATGAGGAAAAGGAAGGTGAGTATAAGGTCTCCGATCTGGTTTGGGCAAAGGTAAGGAATTATCCATGGTGGCCTGGACAGATATTTGATCCATCTTCTTCAACAGATGTAGCAAGGAAATACTCAAAGAAAAAAGGGTTTCTCATAGCATATTTTGGTGACCAAAGCTTTGCTTGGAATGAGAAGTCAAAAATCAAGCCATTTAGGaagaatttctcaaaaatggTGAACCAAAGTAACAGCACAAAGTTTCTTCATGCTGTTGATTGTGCTTTGGATGAAGCTTTGAGGCGAATCGAGTTTGGATTATCCTGTTCTTGCTTGTCCAAAGAGGTATATGAGAAAATCAAATCCCAAACATTTGTTAATGCTGGAATTAAGAAAGAAGATAGTAGAATCAATGGTGGTGATCGCTTTTCTACTGTTGCCACTTTCAAACCTGCTAATGTTGTTCAATCTGTGCAAGATTTAGCTAGAGAACAGTTTGATGGATTCAACAAATTGCAGGTTTTGTCACTTAATACTCAGTTATTCTCATACTATCGTTGGAAAGGGTATCATCAATTTTCTACACGCTATTTTTTAGATGGATTAGATGAGAAAGTAGAAGAGAATTGTTCTGAGATTCCTCTAATTGCAAAACCATCTTCTTCAGATGAAAAGGTTTCATCTAAAAAAAGGAAGTTGAAAGATAAGAAGATTGTTAAAGATGAAAAACAAAAACCAGCTTCTGTAAGCGAAGAAGAGAAAGTTTCTAAAAAAAGAAAGTTAAATGGTTCTGATAGTGTGAATTCACAGAAACATAAACACAAACGCATGCGTAATGGTAATGGTGATACTGATACGATCCCAAAAAAGAAACTGACAAAAGATGGTGGCAAAAAAAGTCGGAATGGAATTGCAGATAGAAAGCCATCAGCTCCAATTCCGATTCCAACACCAAAAAGACTCTTTGGGGTTGGTGACAGCATCTGTAGAATTGCTAAAAAACTATCATTGTCGCCTTTGATTCCCATTCCCAAGAAGGAATCCGAATCGGAATCCCAATTCCAGTCCCAGGTATCAAAGGATTCCGATTCCgcttccaattccaattccaattctgTTGATGAGAAGCGTGTTGACCAAACTCAGGAGTCAACAAAGTCTGATGATGTGTCAACCAAATCTGAGATAAGTGATTCAAGTTTGAAAACCACAAGCAAAGAGAAGTTTGCTGCACTGATTCTAAAGTTTACAAATTTGGATTCCATTCCATCGGTGACAAATCTGAATGAGATATTTAGGGTGTATGGGAGTTTGATGGAATCAGAGActgaagtgttgaagaagagtaGTTGTGCTAAAGTTGTGTTTGAGGAAAAAACAAATGCAGAAGCTGCTTTTAGTAGTGCTGGAAAGTTTGGTATTTTTGGACCTTCTCTTATTAGTTACAGACTTGATTATTCACCAACACCAAGGAAAATCTATACAAGAAAGGGAAAGAAAAAGAATGGAAAAGGCGATTCCGTTTGA
- the LOC111893057 gene encoding PWWP domain-containing protein 5 isoform X1 — MPCPNVSTVDVDAALPLCYSLDLSTKIFARRFTPGYCQLMSTNLDTIESSSDAVVSAELPTNSHVALTNEVNVAVAVGDELLESNTGTLTTKPSSDHDGGGTVAHDSVNDSRVSRDERENVEKVLDEKAEEEVNHEEKEEEQVNHEEKEEEEVNHEEKEEEQVNHEEKEEEEEVNDEEKEGEYKVSDLVWAKVRNYPWWPGQIFDPSSSTDVARKYSKKKGFLIAYFGDQSFAWNEKSKIKPFRKNFSKMVNQSNSTKFLHAVDCALDEALRRIEFGLSCSCLSKEVYEKIKSQTFVNAGIKKEDSRINGGDRFSTVATFKPANVVQSVQDLAREQFDGFNKLQVLSLNTQLFSYYRWKGYHQFSTRYFLDGLDEKVEENCSEIPLIAKPSSSDEKVSSKKRKLKDKKIVKDEKQKPASVSEEEKVSKKRKLNGSDSVNSQKHKHKRMRNGNGDTDTIPKKKLTKDGGKKSRNGIADRKPSAPIPIPTPKRLFGVGDSICRIAKKLSLSPLIPIPKKESESESQFQSQVSKDSDSASNSNSNSVDEKRVDQTQESTKSDDVSTKSEISDSSLKTTSKEKFAALILKFTNLDSIPSVTNLNEIFRVYGSLMESETEVLKKSSCAKVVFEEKTNAEAAFSSAGKFGIFGPSLISYRLDYSPTPRKIYTRKGKKKNGKGDSV, encoded by the exons ATGCCATGTCCAAATGTCTCCACTGTTGATGTGGATGCAGCCCTACCCCTCTGTTACTCTCTCGATCTCTCAACGAAGATTTTCGCGCGTCGATTCACACCAG gttaTTGTCAATTAATGTCTACGAACCTTGATACTATTGAATCGAGTTCCGATGCTGTTGTTTCAGCTGAACTTCCGACTAACAGTCATGTCGCGTTAACTAACGAGGTTAACGTTGCGGTTGCTGTTGGGGATGAATTGTTAGAATCGAATACTGGAACCCTAACGACGAAACCGTCTTCTGATCATGATGGAGGTGGTACTGTTGCTCATGATTCGGTTAATGATTCTAGGGTTTCTCGAGACGAAAGAGAAAATGTTGAGAAAGTTCTAGATGAAAAGGCAGAAGAAGAAGTTAATCACGAGGAAAAGGAAGAAGAACAAGTTAATCATGaggaaaaggaagaagaagaagttaatCACGAGGAAAAGGAAGAAGAACAAGTTAATCATGaggaaaaggaagaagaagaagaagttaatGATGAGGAAAAGGAAGGTGAGTATAAGGTCTCCGATCTGGTTTGGGCAAAGGTAAGGAATTATCCATGGTGGCCTGGACAGATATTTGATCCATCTTCTTCAACAGATGTAGCAAGGAAATACTCAAAGAAAAAAGGGTTTCTCATAGCATATTTTGGTGACCAAAGCTTTGCTTGGAATGAGAAGTCAAAAATCAAGCCATTTAGGaagaatttctcaaaaatggTGAACCAAAGTAACAGCACAAAGTTTCTTCATGCTGTTGATTGTGCTTTGGATGAAGCTTTGAGGCGAATCGAGTTTGGATTATCCTGTTCTTGCTTGTCCAAAGAGGTATATGAGAAAATCAAATCCCAAACATTTGTTAATGCTGGAATTAAGAAAGAAGATAGTAGAATCAATGGTGGTGATCGCTTTTCTACTGTTGCCACTTTCAAACCTGCTAATGTTGTTCAATCTGTGCAAGATTTAGCTAGAGAACAGTTTGATGGATTCAACAAATTGCAGGTTTTGTCACTTAATACTCAGTTATTCTCATACTATCGTTGGAAAGGGTATCATCAATTTTCTACACGCTATTTTTTAGATGGATTAGATGAGAAAGTAGAAGAGAATTGTTCTGAGATTCCTCTAATTGCAAAACCATCTTCTTCAGATGAAAAGGTTTCATCTAAAAAAAGGAAGTTGAAAGATAAGAAGATTGTTAAAGATGAAAAACAAAAACCAGCTTCTGTAAGCGAAGAAGAGAAAGTTTCTAAAAAAAGAAAGTTAAATGGTTCTGATAGTGTGAATTCACAGAAACATAAACACAAACGCATGCGTAATGGTAATGGTGATACTGATACGATCCCAAAAAAGAAACTGACAAAAGATGGTGGCAAAAAAAGTCGGAATGGAATTGCAGATAGAAAGCCATCAGCTCCAATTCCGATTCCAACACCAAAAAGACTCTTTGGGGTTGGTGACAGCATCTGTAGAATTGCTAAAAAACTATCATTGTCGCCTTTGATTCCCATTCCCAAGAAGGAATCCGAATCGGAATCCCAATTCCAGTCCCAGGTATCAAAGGATTCCGATTCCgcttccaattccaattccaattctgTTGATGAGAAGCGTGTTGACCAAACTCAGGAGTCAACAAAGTCTGATGATGTGTCAACCAAATCTGAGATAAGTGATTCAAGTTTGAAAACCACAAGCAAAGAGAAGTTTGCTGCACTGATTCTAAAGTTTACAAATTTGGATTCCATTCCATCGGTGACAAATCTGAATGAGATATTTAGGGTGTATGGGAGTTTGATGGAATCAGAGActgaagtgttgaagaagagtaGTTGTGCTAAAGTTGTGTTTGAGGAAAAAACAAATGCAGAAGCTGCTTTTAGTAGTGCTGGAAAGTTTGGTATTTTTGGACCTTCTCTTATTAGTTACAGACTTGATTATTCACCAACACCAAGGAAAATCTATACAAGAAAGGGAAAGAAAAAGAATGGAAAAGGCGATTCCGTTTGA